Sequence from the Flavobacterium sp. J372 genome:
TTGGAACACCTTCGATACCAAAACTGTATTGTTCATCGACAAAATCTAAAAAATTAATATCTAAAGAAGGTAATTCATATTCGGCATACTTTCTAAAATCGTTAAAAGTAATTGTGTCAATATGCAGTTGCCCATCAAGTTTATATATTGAATTTGTTCGCTGGAGCAAAATCTTTAACGGTTCATAAGGATCAGGCAGTCCATTATTTAATATTAAATTATTGTTTGAGAATAGTTCCCACATAACTATCAAATACGCAAAAATTCCTTCAAATGAACGCGGTCCGCTAAAGTCAGTTCCCTTGTTACGTAAATCTGTAATAAAAGTTTCATATGTAGGTGTATTATCGTAACCATCCTCACCAGATAAATATGTTAGTAAATTGTGATTGCTCTTATCTATTATATTTAATTCCCCTGCTTCTCCAAAATAAAATTTCCAAAGCCTGAGCCTTCTTAAATATTCCCTAAACAACAAAACATTTGATACCCTCGATACGGAGTGGTGTGGTCTTTCTATCGTAGAAATTTCTCTAACTGCGTCAATATATTTTTGCGTTTCCATTTTACTATAGGTTATATAAGATCTTGTCCAAGTAACGACGAAATCCCTAAAACAAACTTAATAAATGTTTAGGATGTCCAGTCTCTCACAAGACATGCCAGAATAATGCTATCTCCCGAATTCGTTTATAACAAGATCATACTGCCACCGTCATGGAAAGTGTTTACGCGTAGCACCATCTTTATTCTTAAACTTACGACTATTCAGCCAAGTACACAATAAATTAATGACATCTACGTCGCCCGTAACAAAAAATTCTTTCCATTGCTTAACTATGGTACTAAGGGATAAGCGAACTGATAATATTCAAAACCCTGCCAGGTGAAGAACCGGCCCGGTTGCCCAATTGTTTGTGGGAATATATCTGCCTGGTCCTGCTGTTCATCATAAATCATTACGCAGATACCGCTGCTTGCATAATGAAACCTATATTTTAGCTCTCCCTCAGCATCGTAATAATACTTTTCTGTACTTTCATAAATTGGGGTATTAGCCGGAAGATTGTAGTTAAGATAGCATATTGTATTATCATTTATATCGCGTACATATACCGTCTTACCCACTAAAATTTCAAATTTATAATTTAAATGAAAATAGACTGTAAAGTCATCCTGAAAGTATTTGTATTTAAAAGATGCATTTGGGTCAACTTCTAAGATCTTATTTGTTTTACTTAGAGAATCAACATAGTATAAGGTACTGGACAGTTCGCCATTTACAAAGAATTCCTCCTTATCTAAATGTTGGTCAGTATATACCTGCCTAACATATCTGTTCAATGATGAAAGTTGTGCTGAACTAATCTCATTCTGCAATTCATTTGTGTATTTTATTATTGTTGCCATTTAATTAAATAGGGTCGGATAACATAACAGTAAAAAAGTAAGCTCTATTTATATACCTTGTAACTAAATCCAATGGTAAGGCTTATCCTTACGGTTCATATAAGCCACCATCTGCTCTTTTGAAAGTTCAGGAAAATATGATAGGGCGTTATCTATAGCGATATTGGTCATAAAAGTAATTTCCTGTTTCAAAGCCTTAATAACCCTGTCATAGCCGTAAAAGCGCACTAATTCATCAACCTCTTTTTGCTGGCCACGTTCAATAATCCTGTCAATAACCATTTTGTACGCTTCTTCCCAGTCGATTTTCTCGAACTTATATTCCCAAAAGAATTTAGGATGGAAGTTTGGTACTATGGTATCTGATCTTTTCATAAGTATAAAAATATTGAAATTATTATTCATTAGCAAGGCATTACCTCCTGAATCCCTTACGTTTTGACCAGGCCGGGTTTATGTTCTCTTGCTTTTTACCAATACTTTTAAATTGGGCACCAATATTAATATTGGCTTTTCTCAACCTTTCTTTTACAACATTCCATTTAATCTCCTTTCCGTCCGGGGTTTCAACGCCCTGGAATGAAATGATATTATCGTGGTATAGTAATCCATTACGGGCAATGTAAGGATTAGTGTTATACTTTTTCTGGTAGGCACTCAGGTAGGTTTGCAACGGATTATACTCCAGTAAATAATACATATCCACAAAATCTTTATAGCGTTTCCCGCTTTGCACAATAGCATGTAATTTCATTGCACCAATATCCTCAATTGAAATAATCCGTATATTTTCAATAGCCTCAACAGGTTTTACATATGGGTATTTGTGAGAAACCAAATCCACTTTAATATCATTGATAAAGGTCATAATGGAGTTGGTGTTATATTGTGATGTTTCTGCACCATAGCGGTTTTCAAGATACCGTAATGTACTTTGGGCGTCGAAATTATTCACTGAAAATAAATCAATATCCACACTCATTCGGTGGCCTATCCTGAGGCTAAGTGCGGTGCCGCCGACCATTACAAAATCTTGCAGAATTTCATCTTTCATCAGCGTATGCATGAGTTCCCACATTGCAGGACTTACTGTATTTTTATATAGCATAAATTAAACTTTTCGGCAAATAGCCTGAAAAGAAGCTTTGCTATGTATTATTGTCTCTCTGTAGCTGCATTTGGCAGCACTGGACTTCCGGGTTGTTTTTAACTTTGCTTCCTGTAGATCAACTATACAGGCCTGAGAAGGTCAAATCAGTCCAACGAAAGACATTTATTCTTTTACATTTATTAAGAAACTACATTGGTTGCTTTCTGATAAATTCAGCATGCAGCATAACAGAACAAATAAAACGCACAAAGGAGGCAGACATCCTAAAGATGATCCTGCCATATTTCGCTATTCTATTTCGCTGACCGCCGAAGAAAATGCACATTTCCTTTCACTCTTTGAGCAATCAGGAATGAATGTAAAAGCCCATTTCATTACCGCATGTATTTTCCAAAAGACGATTTCCACAATAACCATTGACAAATCAGCAATGGACTATTATATGAGGCTCACAACATTCTATGGACAGTTTAGAGCTATTGGGGTAAATTACAACCAGGTAGTGAAAATGCTTTATAAAAATTTCTCTGAAAAAAGGCAGCAGCCTACCTGTATAAACTGGAAAAGCAAACTGTGGAACTGGTAATACTCAATCAAAAGATAATTGCCCTGACTGCTGAATTCGAGCAAAAGCACCTAAATAAATAAGTTCAATGGTAGCGAAAATCAACAGGGGAAAAAGTTTGCTCGGAGCAATCAAGTACAACCTTGAGAAAGTCGATCAGGGAAACGGTAGCATACTTTCGACTTCAAAAATTATAGAATCTGCTGATGGCAGTTACAACATCGACCAATTCTCCCGTTCGTTCCAACCCTATTTAATGGCAAACCGAAAGACAGAAAAGCCAATCCTGCATATTTCCCTGAACCCGGACCCGAAAGACAAAGTAAGTGCCGACACTCTACGGGAACTTGCCCAGGATTATATGCGTCAGATGGGCTACAGCAACCAACCCTTTGCAGTATTCAAGCATACAGATATTGACCGTACCCATATCCACATCGTATCGGTTTGTGTAAACGAGCAGGGCAAAAAAATTTCTGACACATTCGAGAAAAAGGCGCTCAATGGATGCCTGTCGCAAATTGGAACAGCAGTACAACCTGATAAATGCCACACAGCTAAGGAAAAACGAAGACAATACGATATTTCGTCCTGTTGATTATAGTAAAGGCGATGTAAAAAGCCAGATAGCCGCTGTTATCCGATACCTTCCGAAATATTACAAATACCAAAGCTTTGGCGCATATAATGCGCTGCTTGCGGGTTTCAACATCACTGCCGAAGAAATCAAGGGAGAATACAATGGCAAGCCAAAGCAAGGAATGGTTTATTTTGCTATATACGAAAACGGCGAGAAAGTGAGTAATCCCTTTAAAGCTTCATTGTTTGGCAAAAGTGCGGGTTATGCGCTACTGCAATCTCATTACAGGCAGTCAGTAGAAATATTGAAAACCCATACTGTAAGGGGCACGTTGAAAAATACCATAGAACAAGCAATACGAGATACTTCCAATGAAAAGGAATTTAAAAAATTGCTTACAACACAAGGCATAGACATATTTATCCGTAGGAATGCTGAGGGACGCTTGTATGGAATAACTTTCATTGACCACAAAACTAAAACTGTCTGGAACGGCTCGCAATTAGCTAAAGAGTTATCCGCAAATATATTTAATGAATTGTGGAATAGAAACAATGATAATCTGGGCATAGATGAAAAGAGAGATAACGATTTCATTAATGAGACATCAGGACTGCCGATGGAAGATTACAATATACAGGATTCAGAAACTAATAGTTCAATCATAAATGTAAGCGGATTATTACCGGAAAGCCAGGGTGAAGACTACGAGGAAATGGTATTTGAAAATCTAATGAAGAGAAAGAATAAACGCCGGACTAGATAGCGTGAAGCTATTGAAATATCTTTACCGTTTTGACATGTAGCGACAACGGAGCGTTATGTCAAATCGGTAATTCCGATTTGTAAAATAAAGGCTGTTCCGACAAAGGAACTGCCTTTGTTTTATAGAGAAAAAAACAAAGTGCTTGATGTCATTAGCCATGTACAGACAAATTCCGCCATAAACTCCGATAAATACCATTAAAAGAAGAATCTGATTAATTTGCTTTCAATTAAATTGAAGGACTATGAATATAGATTTAGTGACGAAGGATGATCTTCAAAAATTTAAGGAAGAATTGCTTGAAGAAATCCGTCATTTCCAGATGTACCCACGCAAGCGAGGGGAAGAGCCAAAAGCATGGCTTAAAAGTTATGAGGTAAGAAAGCTGTTAGGAATTTCGGCAGGGACATTGCAAAATTTACGTGTGAACGGCACATTGCCGTTCAGTAAGATTGGTGGCCTAATGTACTATCGTTATGACGATATTCAAAAACTAATGGAGAAGGTACGTTGAGAGATTTGAAATCAATTTTAAAGTTTTCATTATCTATTAATAGTATTTTTTTAATACAAATATTATTAAGTAACTTTGAAAAGTACTGTTAAAATATTTACAATGCTGGAAAAAGAAAAGATAAACAAGCTTCAAAATATTTCAAAGGAAACAGAAATCCATGAATTATTAAAAGAATTGCTCCCCTACATGGGTTACCAAAATGTAACAATTACCCACGAAAGTGGAAATGTACCTGAATATGGAAAAGATTTAATTGCATCATTACCTGACAAAATTGAAGAGATTAATGAATGGACAGCTTTTGTTGTTAAGAAGGGTGATATAACGGGAACTTCACGAATGAATGTAGAGTTACAAGCCCAGGTAAAGGAATGTTTTGACTATGCCTATGAATCATTAAAATATGGAAAACTTAATATTGCTAAAGTCCGCATCGTGACTAATGGAAAAATTAATAGCGGAGCAAAACAAAAATTTTTTAAAGATGATTTTTATAGTAATGCTAATGTTATTTTTTGGAGTTATGAAGAGTTAGTAAAATACATTGACAAGTATTACCCAAGGTTTTGGCTTAAAGGCTCGAAAAATTATAAGCATTATATAGAGTTATTTCAAACCAGAAATAAGTATGATGACTTTGCAAAAACACTTAGCCTTAATGATTTAAAAATTGAGAGACTGTTAAAAAATACTATAAGATTGAAATTGGCGGAATATTTTTATGATGAAGATAATGGCCAATTCAGAAGAAAATGGTTTGAAGTTGAAGATTTAAATAAACTAAAAGAATGCTCTCTAATTGTAGGGGAATCTGGATCGGGGAAAACGACATTATTTAAACAAATCGCGAACAATATTATTTACGAAAACTCAATCAGAAATGACTTTGAATTTTATCCTATAATATTAAAATTTAAAGATCTTCAAGATAATGAATTCGATGTAAATAAAACAATTGAGCAATATTTTCAACAAGAGGCCTATCAATCCTTAAGTTTTGACGTGGAAGCATTATTTGAGAAGAAAAATTTTATTTTGTTTATTGATGCTTTAGATGAAATTGGAGATAAAGAAAATAAAGAAAAGGCCCTGGCAGCCGTTAAAACATATCATGAAACAAATTCGACGATTCAAATTTTCTGTTCCTCTAGAAATTCCGACTCTCTATTAGGCACATGCCGACAACTAAATTTTCGATATTTTGATATAATAAATATTTCAATTCAGCAGGCAGAAACATTTATAGATAGATATTTTGATGGAGAAGAACTCAAGGGCAAGCGCTTAATTAAATCCTTAAAAGACTCACGTATATTAGATAAGCTGCCGAAAACTCCGTTAACGCTCACATTATTGACATCTCTTTTTGATGAAGATGGATTTGAAATTCCGGCCACAATATCAGATTTATACAAATATTTCGTAGATGTTCTATTGAATAAGAATATTAAAGAAAATCATCTGGATTTATTGAAAGTCGGTGTTCACAGGAGTGTTCTATCATTTATTGCCGAATATTTACATACAAAAAGGATTAAAACTATTTCAAAATCAGATTTAAATGAGTTAATAGTTAATTTTGCAAACGAGCGTGGTCAAAAATATAATGTTTCGGAACTTTTAAATGACTTGGTTCAAGACATCAATCTGCTAATTGAAAATGAACGGGGAGAAATTGAATTCAAACATCTTTCGTTTCAAGAATATTTTACAGCTTACCAGTTCTACAATCATAGCATAAATGGTAAATCCGAATTCATAAATAATTTTAATGATGTTTGGTGGCAAAATGTTGCAATATTCTATGCGGGGATGACAAAAGATTCACCACAGTTGATTGAAGACATCATATCCAATTCCATACCTCAAGATTTTCATGAGTATATCGTAAATGTAAGTGGATTAGGATATTTAATCCAAGCCCTTTACAACACACCAGTTGAATACAGAAAAAAAGCAATTGTAAAAAATTTAGAAAGTATTCACGCAGCGTTAAAATTTATTACGAATACTCAGGATGAAAAGTATTCAGACATAAAATCTTTTTTACATACAACATATGGCGCTAATAAAATTTTAGCTTTCTGGTACGAATTTCATCATTCTTCCGTAACATTAAAGGAACTTTTAAATACTTTGTTTAACGAAATGTTGGAGATATTGGCAGCTAATCAGTTTATGTCAATCGAAGAAAAAAATGATTATGAATATTCCGCTTATTTAGTAGCTGCTAGTCTTCTAAATATTGAGTTTGATGATTTTGATAATTATTTTAGATTGCTAAATGTTACTGGAAGTGATAATTTTGTTGTCCAGGGATTAATTGAATCAGATTTTAATAATAAATTTAAGACTCTTACAAAAGAAGAAAAGAGGCGAAAAAGTATAAAGAAATTTGAAACAAGACTTTCTTTCTTAGATAATAAGAAAATTGATGAAAATGTCAATGTAACACTTAAAGATGGAGCTAGAATTAAGAAACCCAGACAATTCAAAAAATAATCCTCTATGGAACAATCTAAGAGTATATAATCTCATATATTTTGTTGCATTTTATATTAAAAACATTTACATTTGCCCCCGTAATCGTTTAAAGCTTGCTGCGAGTAAAACGGTGAGCGGATTTACAACGGGATAGTCAACATATTGATTTTATGATATTTGCGGCGGTAGGGAATCGTCCTGCCACCCCGACGGATAAAAATCCCGATGTACATCGGGATTTTTTTTAAATAGCATTGGTACTTTTGTATCAGGGTTGCGTAGCTCAGCTGGATAGAGCACCTGCCTTCTAAGCAGGCGGTCACAGGTTCGAATCCTGTCGCAATCACAACGACCCGTTCAGAAATGAACGGGTTCTTTGTATAAAGAACTAAGCCATATACCTTCAAATGAAAAACTTTTACCCGCTGCTGGTTACTATCCTGCTTTCTGCTATCACATCTACAAATGCATACGCTCAACCACAAAAAGGGCAATTTATAAATGCATCAATTGGGTTGGGACTGGCGGCACCATATGATGAGGCAGATGTGACCGGCGACGGCTTTTACGCACAGGCTGAATATGTTTGGGCACCAAAAAGGTGGTTTGGAATACGCCCATATGTTGGGGTTGCGACCGCCTCAGGCGAATCTGATGAAAATGGATTGTACAAGTCGAGGATTAAATCAAATGCAGCGTTGCTGGGCGCTAAGGTAAGGGTGGCAGCACCGATACCTTACGTTGCTCCATTCATAGAAGCAGGTGTGGGTATGTCTTTAGGTTCATTTGAGACCCGTACACAATTTACAGATATAGAAAAGTCAGGCGTGGTCATGCATATTCCGTTTTCGTTGGGTCTGGCAATTGGCCGCAGACATAATTATGAGATAAAGTTTACGTATTATAATCATGAAGCTGTAAAACAATATTCAGGCGCTGCAGCATTAGGGTTTTCTTTCCCAATTGGTACTGATGAAAAATAATACACATTAGCAAAAGTAATATACAGTCTTCCATTAATCTCTTAGCAATTTTTAACCTGCAATGCCACACTTAATGCTTGCCGCCCCAAAACCACACACTGCATAAGCATATCAATAGTTATTCTTACCGATTCTTTATATCCCGTCAGTGTTGGGTGCGACCCAAGGTCTGAACGCAGTGTAATGACGTGAGCGTCTCTTATATAATCAAAGTTGGCTGTCGTGCCGTTCCCGAGCTCTCTTGAGCCAGAGGGGACATGTTGTATTATCTCTACAGTTTCTGCAACCAAGGCATCAACATCACGATGTGTCACAGCGTTTTCAATTTTACTTTGTAATTCATGCAATTGCTTTACAGCATCAAGTTGTAATTGTGTAGGCTTATGATAAACAGTCATCTAATTCTTCGCAATTTTAGGAACTTCAATATTTGAATGTTACCTTATTTTACGCAGTGTCAAGTTATATGGTTTTCTTTAAAAGTAATTTTAGCATTTAGGCTGAGAATACTTTTCAATACAAAAGAGGCTCACCTATGTAAAAATACCCGACAACTAAAATACCGTATTTTTGCGTATAGCTTGATTAACAATTGGTTATAATTTTACACAACTAACTAATAGATATTCAATCATGGCTAAAAGATTATTACTTACATTCATTGGTGTTATAGGCTTTATGTTCCTTCTTTCTATGATTATGGCAACAATTCAGTACGTGAGATTATACTAAAACTACCCCTTCAACACAATATTATGTAAATTTATATTATTTAAAAAATAAATATATAATACTATATAATTGATTTTCACACCTATATTGATTAGTTTTGCCTGAAACCTTTTATTTAAAAAATGGTTATTAAACGAATTCTTCATATCTTAATCGTTCTTGGTTTCCTGGGAACTATATTCTATTTTGCTACTTCAGGATTTACACGTCCGGCAGCAAAAACAAAGGATTATATTGATCCTAACTTCAGCCAGCTTTACGGTACGCCAGACAAAATTGAGCTTACTAAAGAATTATACAACGTTGTGGGTGCAAAAAACATCGCCTTAAACGCTAACATAGACGGGCGCACCATAGTAGTTACCGGCAGTATGGAAAATGATAACCCTGACGAACCCTATACTGCAGAGAAGATACATAAAACAATAGTCCTTGTACCAATTACTATTTTCAGGAAATTTGCCGATGTACAAAGGGTGCGCTGTATAGTTAGCCACAACAGCCGCAACTACGGCATTGATGTAACACGTGATGCGTTTGAAGACTTTGTCGGCATTTCTGCTAATAACCCTGTAAACAACTGGGAGTCAAATGTTCTAAGCATGGTGGTTTATGATAAAATAAACCGTGATAACTTCATGGATTTGCACGGGCTTTATAAACCGGAGTATTAGAGATAAGTTATTCAGGTTTTTTCAGGCTTTCTATTATAGGTACAGGATTTTCGGCAACATATTTATCCCAGACTTTTGCATCGTAAACATGCGGTTCATCAAAAGCAAACTCCTTTTCAAAAGCTTCATCAAATTCAGTTTCTGCAATTTCAGCTCGTGTAAGGCATAAATATTCCGTCCTGGTAATTATATCGCCTTCAACTTTAATGTCATATGACACTTTTTCTTTACCACCATCAGTAATCTCGATGAATTTTAAGGGACGGTTTATATACATATAAGCGCCTTCGTCAGAACTGGCGTATTTAAGGTAGTAACTTTTATCGCAGGCCTTTTGTTCATACACGAGTGTACCCTTACTTATGTTGTCCGCATGTTTGACACCTAAAATAAATTTAAGGTTAAGCCCGCTTTTTACCTTGCCGTCCGCAAGCTGGTAATCTACCCGTACTATAGCGTAATCTGTAGGCGAGATATATAAAGTGCCTGCATATTTTGCCTTTCGTTTACGCGGACTGAAATTTATTCTATATAAATAGTTCCCTTCTTCATAATTTGAGACACCTGCAAATGTATACTCATAAAGCTCTTGTTTGGTAACAAAGTCATGATTGTACGTAAGATTGCTTTTTGCAGAAACCCCTATGATTTGCGATTTTGCACCCCTCAGGTTAGGGTTCTCTCGTTTTACTTTTTTGCCCCCTATTACTGTATCACGTGTACCGAATATGCCGCTTTTGATACGATATAATTTTGTAGTGTCAAGGTGGCTCATCAATAAAGCCATGCCTCTGAGTTCTGTATCTTCAGGCGTGGGCGCTAACTTGTCTTCTTTAAAACTTATACCCTTCCGGACCAAAAGTTTACTGTTGAATATCTTCTTACCGTTAACTATTTGAATGGCGGTGTAATAATCTGCCAGCATATCAGTTACTTTTTGTGGCGGATGCTTAATGAGATTGCTTGTAAAAACCTTTAATTCAGCATTTACTTTATCCAGGTCTTTTTTGGCTACTTTAGTTGACTTGCTCATTTCAGCTTCAGCCTGTATTGGTTTACACAGGGTTGATGTTCTAATAAATAACGTATTTTTAATTGGACTAGCTGCACCCTTGTAATTAGTAGCAAGATTGCGCTTTACAAGTGCCATGATGGTATCAGGATTTCGGCTGATACTTTTGACTGCAACTTCCTGCAGCTCATAAGCAATAGGTCCAAGCTTTAATGTCAATTGGTTTTGGCGCAATTGCATCAGGGTCATCGCTGCTTGCTGATATCCCAGATAACTGGCAATAATTAAAGTATTATCAAATTCCTGGTCTTTTGGCAGTATAGCAAGCCCATCATCATTGGTTACTATTCGGATGTTGTCAATTCTTAGAGTTGCCTGAGCCAGGCCTTTACCGGTTCGTGCATCTGTTACCTTAATAGTTGTTTGGGCAGAAGTTTTTATAAGTGCCAAAAAAAATATCAATAGTAAAAGTTCTCTAAGCATAGTATTGATTGGTTTTAATCTTGTAACGCCGACACAGGTATAAAAATTATAACGTTTATTTTCTTACAATAGAGCATAAATGAATTTCATTCTTCCTTTCTCTAAATAATTTTGAGGGGTTACAAACGTGGCAACAAAAGATTTTGACCAAAATCAAATTCAGATGCTCCAGGATAAACTTTTTTAACAATAATTTTAAAATTGGAGTTGATTTTGATTAAATTCGCAACTTCAACACAAATAAGACGATTCAAATGAGCAAAAAAGTAGTTATAGTATCAGCCGCACGTACTCCTATAGGTAGCTTTATGGGGGGGTTATCAACAGTAACGGCTGCTCAATTGGGTGCCGCAGCAATAAAAGGCGCTCTAGATAAAATAAACCTTGACGGCAAGCATGTAGATGAAGTTTTGATGGGTAATGTAGTGCAGGCCGGTGTTGGCCAGGCTCCGGCAAGGCAAGCTTCGCGCGGTGCAGGGCTTCCTGATAGCGTTGTGGCAACAACAGTAAATAAGGTTTGCGCTTCAGGTATGAAAGCGGTAATGCAGGGCGCTCAGGCCATTATGTGCGGCGATGCCGATGTAGTGGTTGCCGGCGGAATGGAAAATATGAGCCTTATACCTCACTATGTACAAATGCGTACAGGCGTGAAATTTGGCGGCGCTACAATGATTGACGGACTTCAGAAAGACGGCCTTAGCGATGCTTATGATAATAACGCAATGGGTGTTTGTGCAGATGCATGTGCAACGGAATACAAGATAAGCCGGGAAGAACAGGATGCTTTTGCTATTGAATCATACAACCGCTCTGCAAACGCGTGGAATTCAGGGAAATTTGATAATGAGGTTGTTCCGGTAGCTGTACCACAACGTAAAGGTGACCCGATAATGGTGACTAAAGATGAAGAGTACACTAACGTAAAGCTTGACAAAATACCTGCACTTAACGCTGCCTTCACTAAAGAAGGTACGGTAACTGCAGCCAATGCTTCTACAATAAATGATGGTGCTGCTGCGCTTGTGCTTATGAGCGAAGAAAAGGCTAATGAACTGGGCCTTAAGCCACTTGCCTACATAAGGTCTTACGCTGATGCTGAGCAGGAACCGAAATGGTTCACTACTTCGCCTGCCAAAGCGCTGCCTAAAGCCCTTGACAAAGCAGGGCTTACTAAAGAAGATGTTGATTTCTTTGAATTTAATGAGGCATTTTCTGTAGTAGGTATTGCCAACACTAAGATATTAGGCCTTGACCCTGCAAAAGTCAACGTAAATGGCGGTGCAGTTTCTCTTGGCCATCCGCTAGGTTGTTCAGGTGCGAGAATCATAGTAACTCTTCTTAGCGTATTGGAGCAAAATAATGGCAAAATAGGTGCTGCAGCTATATGCAATGGCGGCGGCGGCGCTTCGGCGATTGTGCTGGAACGTGCATAATTTTTTACAGAAAAAAGCTTTTCAACATATTGGCGCTGCTTTAAATTACCGCTATATTTGCGTGAATTGAAGCAGCGTTTTTTGTAGGCAATAATCAATAGACAATAAAAATATAAAATTTGATGTTCGGTATATGTAACCTTGCTATTGTTCCTCTCCGGCTTGAACCAAGCGACAGGAGTGAAATGACATCACAGTTACTATTCGGCGAACATTTTAAGGTTTTAGAACAGACACCTAAATGGTCTCGCATTGAGCTCGCTTTTGACGGCTACAACGGCTGGATTGACAATAAGCAATTCCGTGAGATTACAGAGGCTGACTATGAAAAACTGACATTGGGTGAAATAGTATTAAGCGGTGACCTTATTGAATATATTTCTACGCCAAAAAACGGCCTGATTACAATACCTTTAGGAGCTACGCTTTCTTTCTTAAACAGCACTATAAATACAGAGGGTTTTGCTTTTGACGGCACATCGGTTTCAGGAATCAAAACTAAAAAGGATCTTATTGAAACTGCGTTTCTTTACATGAATTCACCATACCTTTGGGGCGGACGTACACCTTTTGGAATTGATTGTTCAGGATTTGTGCAAATGGTTTATAAAATAAACGGTTTCAGGCTTCTACGGGATGCATCGCAGCAAGCCACACAGGGTGAAGCCCTCAGTTTTATTGAAGAAAGCGAACCTGGTGACCTTGCTTTTTTGATAATGAAGAAGGCCGCATCATTCACGTAGGCATTATTATGGAAGATAATTATATTATCCATGCACATGGCCAGGTTCGTATTGACAGGCTTGACCATCTTGGCATCTATAATATTGACACTAAACGCCATACACACAAATTGCGCGTTATAAAAAAGATAATTTAAGTATATCTGTTAACTTTTTTTATAAATTAGCTGTATAATTCAGGCATACATTTTGC
This genomic interval carries:
- a CDS encoding acetyl-CoA C-acyltransferase, with translation MSKKVVIVSAARTPIGSFMGGLSTVTAAQLGAAAIKGALDKINLDGKHVDEVLMGNVVQAGVGQAPARQASRGAGLPDSVVATTVNKVCASGMKAVMQGAQAIMCGDADVVVAGGMENMSLIPHYVQMRTGVKFGGATMIDGLQKDGLSDAYDNNAMGVCADACATEYKISREEQDAFAIESYNRSANAWNSGKFDNEVVPVAVPQRKGDPIMVTKDEEYTNVKLDKIPALNAAFTKEGTVTAANASTINDGAAALVLMSEEKANELGLKPLAYIRSYADAEQEPKWFTTSPAKALPKALDKAGLTKEDVDFFEFNEAFSVVGIANTKILGLDPAKVNVNGGAVSLGHPLGCSGARIIVTLLSVLEQNNGKIGAAAICNGGGGASAIVLERA